The following coding sequences lie in one Fusarium poae strain DAOMC 252244 chromosome 1, whole genome shotgun sequence genomic window:
- a CDS encoding hypothetical protein (BUSCO:12395at5125), translating to MVAKEFLDSDRVNFLVWRFVTTAALYVPGFPTAAPGPTHLRFLLEGNYRETAAKFQKEWHVKQPHREFAFARHVKSHALVSVINRGLQYHALEREHARKLLPQDASAEEAEALHFGIFGPLDAHPQGRIEEDEEEDAEGEEVIDEEISRKRPQQISNGSPASKRQRLSNGLENGADAPAAAPVPALAPMTSTTGAVAGAGATTAAPAPVTTPMEIDQPDNHAYPSPLEGEQAPEPMVRTDGPEQGTQVDKVEELAPETTFIRLMDDQSEGQGRGTTPSPSSPSGPDNAPILLQCEWNPRDPSILAAAGTDALARVWSIARAGPVEPGQDHVSPQGHSLLDRDVPRDTTVTALSWTADGAAIAVATDSKNQASINVWSAEGAHLQSMEVSEPPIIKLSWNPINTALLAISPDKGGALVTVHYPPAGNSLSYLLPGHDIAATPLDAVWTGDAEFLLCGGDLMICLQCTDTTIVQARKFETKEDDSFTQVLFDARSSLAATSSDKGILDLWDEGGQRRSISAHQGAITTMQWQPIPDNIQGAEDERLIATGGDDCAILIWNARMPKSKPKCFLTMDSPIMRLAFTPDGAFIAGATSTQVLIWKVGSHAVPRASWSRPVHPGWLSPKANADADEEDEHCLCWDADGQKLAYGSNSRLAIINFRR from the exons ATGGTCGCTAAGGAATTCCTCGACTCGGACAGAGTCAACTTTCTTGTTTGGAGGTTCGTCACTACCGCTGCACTCTACGTTCCTGGCTTCCCAACCGCCGCACCGGGTCCTACTCACCTGCG ATTCCTTCTCGAAGGCA ATTACCGAGAGACTGCCGCCAAGTTTCAAAAGGAGTGGCACGTTAAACAGCCTCACAGAGAATTTGCCTTTGCGCGTCACGTCAAGAGCCACGCATTGGTTTCTGTCATCAATCGCGGCCTTCAATACCACGCGCTTGAACGTGAGCATGCACGGAAACTG CTGCCTCAGGATGCTTCAGCGGAAGAGGCCGAAGCGTTGCATTTCGGCATTTTTGGACCTTTAGACGCGCACCCGCAGGGCAGAatcgaggaggacgaggaagaagacgcCGAAGGGGAGGAAGTTATCGACGAGGAGATATCAAGAAAACGACCTCAGCAAATATCGAATGGATCGCCTGCGTCGAAGCGGCAACGGTTAAGCAATGGTTTGGAAAATGGCGCCGATGCACCGGCAGCAGCACCGGTACCAGCATTAGCTCCAATGACATCAACAACAGGAGCAGTAGCAGGAGCGGGCGCGACAACAGCAGCACCGGCTCCCGTGACGACACCTATGGAAATTGACCAGCCTGACAATCACGCATATCCTTCGCCTCTGGAGGGCGAGCAGGCACCAGAGCCAATGGTGCGAACTGACGGGCCTGAACAGGGAACACAAGTTGATAAGGTCGAGGAGCTGGCTCCAGAAACGACATTTATTCGCTTGATGGATGACCAAAGTGAAGGCCAAGGTCGGGGAACTACGCCGTCGCCATCTTCACCTTCTGGGCCCGACAATGCTCCCATCCTTTTGCAGTGCGAGTGGAACCCAAGAGACCCGTCTATCCTCGCGGCTGCTGGTACGGATGCGCTAGCCCGTGTTTGGAGTATCGCGCGTGCGGGCCCTGTTGAACCAGGACAAGATCACGTGTCACCTCAAGGCCATTCCCTGCTCGACCGTGACGTACCCCGCGATACGACAGTCACAGCCCTGTCGTGGACCGCAGATGGTGCTGCTATCGCAGTAGCCACGGATTCGAAGAACCAGGCTTCGATTAATGTATGGTCGGCAGAGGGTGCCCATCTACAGTCTATGGAAGTATCGGAACCACCTATTATCAAACTCTCATGGAACCCCATCAATACCGCACTGCTCGCCATCTCGCCGGACAAGGGTGGTGCTCTTGTCACCGTGCACTACCCGCCCGCTGGGAACTCTCTATCATATCTCCTTCCTGGTCACGACATCGCGGCTACGCCCCTTGATGCCGTCTGGACTGGTGACGCAGAGTTCTTGTTGTGCGGTGGTGACCTGATGATATGCCTACAATGTACGGATACAACAATAGTTCAAGCCAGGAAATTTGAGACCAAGGAGGACGATAGCTTTACTCAAGTGCTTTTCGATGCACGATCAAGCTTGGCCGCTACGTCCAGCGACAAGGGCATACTGGAT CTATGGGACGAAGGTGGACAGCGAAGGTCCATCTCAGCACACCAAGGCGCTATCACTACAATGCAGTGGCAACCTATTCCCGATAACATTCAAGGAGCTGAGGACGAACGACTAATCGCGACTGGAGGAGACGACTGCGCTATACTGATTTGGAACGCTCGAATGCCCAAGAGCAAACCGAAGTGCTTTTTGACAATGGACTCACCAATCATGAGACTGGCCTTCACACCGGATGGCGCTTTTATCGCGGGCGCGACATCGACGCAGGTCTTGATCTGGAAAGTTGGAAGCCACGCCGTTCCTCGAGCAAGCTGGAGTAGACCAGTGCACCCTGGCTGGCTTAGCCCCAAGGCCAACGCAGATGctgatgaggaagatgagcACTGCTTGTGCTGGGATGCCGATGGCCAGAAGCTGGCATATGGTTCTAATAGTAGA CTCGCTATTATTAACTTTCGCAGATGA
- a CDS encoding hypothetical protein (TransMembrane:7 (o12-30i37-56o68-85i97-119o125-148i169-197o242-260i)~BUSCO:46111at5125), with protein MPPRINIPPVTRILLIALLGQSILSAAIRYRQWTADANIVIPYLTLVPQLSIIYPWTFITSTFVESNVFTLGIAAVTLFHGGRYLERAWSSAELAKFLAVVSLVPNFLTLCVMVLGFTLSRNENWTLTVIAGTIPVQIAFLVAFSQLVPAHTVTLFRGVVSLRVPRFPVLYIGIVFLLSLTPILNRAALWLAIFGFLTSWTYLRFYKTVFPDLDSSQDASLRGDASETFAFAEFFPGPVKPFVAAVADQIFLVLVAMRLCTPFAQADASRNDARIQRNAPGGARAEAERRRAIALRALDQRLHAATSNQTAQKPSQPPSRPTGPTVQSQPQPATQTAMTSQPGPLLGETKFEPDHDDAKS; from the exons ATGCCGCCGCGAATAAATATTCCGCCTGTTACACGTATCCTCCTCATTGCGCTTCTCGGCCAGTCCATCCTCAGCGCTGCGATCCGGTATCGCCAATGGACTGCCGACGCCAACATCGTCATTCCCTACTTGACGCTGGTCCCGCAGCTGTCCATCATCTATCCCTGGACGTTTATAACCTCGACGTTTGTTGAGAGCAATGTGTTTACGCTCGGTATCGCGGCTGTGACGCTGTTCCATGGAGGAAGATATCTCGAGAGAGCCTGGTCGTCGGCTGAGCTGGCAAAGTTCCTTGCTGTCGTCTCGTTGGTTCCAAACTTCCTGACACTCTGCGTTATGGTGCTCGGCTTTACTCTTTCGCGCAACGAGAACTGGAC CTTGACCGTTATTGCAGGAACCATTCCCGTGCAAATCGCTTTCCTTGTCGCTTTCAGCCAACTTGTCCCAGCACACACTGTGACGCTCTTCCGCGGCGTCGTATCTCTCCGAGTCCCTCGATTCCCGGTTCTTTACATTGGCATCGTCTTCCTTTTGTCTCTGACCCCTATCCTCAACAGGGCCGCCCTATGGCTCGCCATCTTTGGATTCCTTACCAGCTGGACCTACCTCCGATTCTACAAGACCGTGTTCCCAGACCTTGACTCTTCCCAAGATGCATCCCTCCGAGGTGATGCGAGCGAGACCTTCGCATTCGCCGAGTTCTTCCCCGGTCCCGTGAAGCCATTCGTTGCTGCTGTCGCTGATCAGATCTTCCTGGTATTGGTGGCTATGCGACTATGCACACCGTTTGCGCAGGCCGACGCTTCTCGAAACGATGCCCGAATTCAACGTAATGCTCCTGGAGGTGCTCGCGCCGAGGCTGAGAGAAGGAGAGCTATTGCGCTCAGGGCGTTGGACCAGAGGCTACATGCTGCGACAAGCAACCAGACTGCGCAAAAGCCTTCCCAACCTCCTAGCCGACCGACTGGCCCAACAGTGCAGAGCCAGCCTCAGCCTGCTACACAGACTGCTATGACGTCGCAGCCTGGCCCCCTACTTGGCGAGACCAAATTCGAGCCTGATCATGACGACGCGAAGAGCTGA
- a CDS encoding hypothetical protein (TransMembrane:7 (o25-46i105-124o144-161i173-191o203-222i234-253o259-276i)~BUSCO:18412at5125) codes for MGWPWEFLTLTDEEKHQRRLSLEHYAYIAHLSAFAPALLFVLLRLVNRVRRSRSSGYQQVPGSPTIKATQQRWITRVMGKGPMIKWWLGEDVWFLGSHWGQRDEWVLGIAWTIWLLVLSIHGTGKDYLHLTKRLGIVATSQMPIQYLLALKAINPFAFVLRSSHEHINRYHRVLGRIIYFLLTLHAILYNIFFIESGIWFKRFFAPIVFAGVAGFIVMHALNGTAMVRVRQQSYRIFFIVHLLGAFAIPPLIYYHATSSRFYIGEAIGVFVLDLAVRKMITITAPAVVEAIPGTSLVKVTAIMPSHKIAKYAARPGSHIYLNVPPASRPGTGQFSTPYLVFEFLYNPFTVASTNQEAGELTFVARTRTGPMTNRLHHLSSTTNDGASAEKVELNIEGPYGTIGKTFNDLITSGINRVLIVAGGVGASFAIPLYHAINAENSIAHVQLIWAIRSAGDATWASSTPTGKSILDDEQVQLFLTGDMGVADDSDNAAGVEMNNMAQQTARPAVRNNKRPDLQKIVDDTFRKSQQENVAILVCGPTEMVRELRKSVTPWVMKGRNVWWHNESFGW; via the exons ATGGGCTGGCCATGGGAGTTCCTCACTCTAACCGATGAGGAAAAACACCAACGCCGCCTGAGTCTCGAGCACTACGCCTACATAGCTCATCTTTCTGCATTCGCTCCGGCACTTTTGTTCGTTTTGCTCCGCCTCGTCAACCGCGTACGACGGAGCCGTAGTAGTGGATATCAGCAAGTTCCCGGCTCACCCACCATCAAGGCGACCCAACAGAGATGGATCACCAGAGTTATGGGAAAAGGTCCAATGATCAAGTGGTGGCTCGGTGAAGACGTTTGGTTTCTAGGTAGTCACTGGGGTCAGCGTGATGAGTGGGTTTTGGGTATTGCGTGGACTATctggttgttggtgttgagtaTTCATGGGACAGGAAAAG ACTATCTTCATCTCACGAAGCGGCTGGGAATTGTTGCAACATCTCAGATGCCTATTCAGTATCTCCTTGCTCTCAAGGCCATCAACCCATTCGCTTTTGTCCTCCGCTCATCTCACGAGCATATCAACCGGTACCATCGCGTACTGGGTCGCATCATCTACTTTCTCCTAACCCTTCACGCTATTCTTTACAACATATTCTTCATAGAGTCAGGAATATGGTTCAAGCGCTTCTTTGCTCCTATTGTCTTTGCAGGAGTTGCGGGCTTCATCGTTATGCATGCCCTCAACGGCACAGCTATGGTTCGTGTTCGTCAACAGTCATATCGCATATTCTTCATCGTCCATCTTCTCGGAGCTTTCGCCATCCCGCCTTTGATCTACTACCATGCGACATCGTCGCGGTTCTACATAGGCGAAGCCATCGGCGTCTTCGTCCTGGACCTTGCTGTGCGAAAGATGATCACCATCACAGCACCCGCTGTCGTCGAAGCGATACCCGGTACCAGCCTCGTCAAAGTAACTGCCATTATGCCCTCTCACAAGATTGCAAAATACGCCGCCCGTCCAGGATCACACATTTATCTTAATGTTCCCCCGGCCTCTCGTCCCGGCACTGGCCAGTTCTCTACACCATATCTCGTCTTTGAGTTTCTGTATAACCCCTTTACAGTAGCATCTACCAACCAAGAGGCGGGTGAACTGACCTTTGTCGCACGTACGAGAACTGGCCCCATGACAAACCGCCTGCATCATCTCTCTTCCACCACCAATGACGGAGCGTCAGCTGAAAAGGTCGAGCTTAACATTGAAGGTCCTTACGGTACTATAGGAAAGACGTTCAACGACCTCATCACATCAGGCATCAACCGTGTGCTCATAGTGGCTGGAGGTGTAGGAGCGAGTTTCGCTATCCCACTTTACCACGCCATCAACGCAGAAAACTCCATTGCTCATGTTCAGCTTATCTGGGCCATCCGCAGTGCCGGCGATGCTACATGGGCTTCATCAACACCTACCGGAAAATCTATTCTCGACGATGAACAAGTGCAATTATTCCTTACAGGTGACATGGGCGTTGCCGACGACAGTGATAACGCTGCTGGGGTTGAGATGAACAATATGGCGCAACAAACAGCTCGCCCAGCTGTACGAAACAACAAAAGACCAGACTTGCAAAAGATCGTCGATGACACTTTCCGGAAATCGCAGCAAGAAAACGTTGCTATTCTTGTTTGCGGTCCTACTGAGATGGTCAGAGAACTGCGCAAGAGCGTCACACCTTGGGTGATGAAGGGACGTAATGTTTGGTGGCATAATGAAAGCTTTGGGTGGTAG
- a CDS encoding hypothetical protein (BUSCO:30852at5125), with translation MTEPEAEIQATANLSPVSPSPVHSAASLAVPVLQETVDTIDAMVAAASAAADAANRSVNNGPSYEPILDAGDDNIVDDDPYGEDDADAVAQQVPQPQVEQELSDSNDDYAKTFDSPIGPEEGEEGDVQPQDVSSLPRESNNLSHPSQVSYAVHDPSYLAQPGQPAAPAASNASSEAQASGAATATTPQLSNLPSPTTAKLSGGSTTSPANASTDIQRLVADLIAPADSNRTTESSAPSATGEQSSNFPPSASLPPRPPLSQAAPQTYASQHHPGGINASIPPSLAAPPTPGQPSTYVSAGAPVAVPDALGEYSVPLGSGLQAPVAITSMNAPPYPPQPIPYNADQVQDAEYQRQWDQFLADERQYMSEAKWDRFPEGSRIFIGTRSASGASKNGAHIFSAGNLSSDKVSKRDVFDLFHRFGRLAQISLKSAYGFVQYHSIDEGQRAMDNLQGIEIKGRRIHLEVSRVQDKSKKERARSPDKNKSRDNGRRNDRHGNQTRDDYRSSRGHSPHRNDHGRDESYSRDRGYYDGSRGRGRSRSPGYGRNDNDNYRRRSPSPYGRSRHGSEPELPGRRYGADVPDVQIILQQEINREFVGWVQQIFTSKGLRSEVMFLSSKLPKDAVVQQQAAEGVHAVVDIDLRAQSLAKIPVQAFDRSAGSNNIRFNQYADLDPVTAAEVILRAKASGGPPSYGQQYGASGYGAAPYGGQPAYQPPVASFVAPPLSGQYGQPPPAPVNVANIANLMGQLDPASLQQLLAQVQGGAQNPPLPQTNPMAPAAGVPHADIQALLGNLGANPAGQQPQPPPPQGAYGPPYGVQLPPNGDSAVQVQNIMSHLARYRQ, from the exons ATGACAGAACCCGAGGCAGAAATCCAGGCCACTGCCAACCTCTCCCCTGTCTCCCCATCGCCTGTTCACTCAGCTGCGTCTCTGGCGGTTCCCGTGCTTCAAGAAACGGTGGACACCATTGACGCCATGGTCGCTGCCGCATCAGCCGCTGCCGACGCCGCCAACCGCTCGGTCAACAATGGCCCTAGTTATGAGCCTATCCTGGACGCCGGTGATGACAATATCGTAGATGACGACCCTTATGGCGAGGACGACGCAGATGCCGTCGCACAGCAAGTGCCGCAGCCACAGGTCGAGCAAGAGCTTTCCGACAGCAATGACGATTACGCAAAGACGTTTGATTCGCCAATTGGGCCGGAAGAGGGCGAAGAAGGAGACGTTCAACCACAAGATGTATCATCGCTACCTCGAGAATCCAACAATCTTTCGCATCCATCCCAAGTCTCCTATGCTGTTCATGACCCGTCCTACCTGGCCCAGCCAGGCCAGCCTGCAGCACCAGCTGCTTCCAATGCTTCTTCTGAAGCCCAGGCCTCCGGCGCTGCGACTGCCACCACTCCCCAGCTTTCCAATCTGCCGTCTCCAACTACAGCCAAACTGAGTGGCGGCAGCACTACCAGCCCTGCCAATGCTTCGACTGATATTCAACGGCTGGTCGCTGATCTCATTGCGCCAGCCGACTCCAACCGTACTACAGAATCGTCTGCCCCATCTGCTACCGGTGAACAGTCTTCAAATTTCCCGCCCTCAGCATCCCTTCCACCGAGGCCTCCGCTGTCTCAAGCAGCGCCTCAGACGTATGCCTCTCAGCACCATCCAGGAGGGATCAATGCTAGCATTCCCCCTAGTCTTGCCGCGCCACCGACGCCTGGGCAGCCGTCCACTTATGTTTCTGCTGGCGCGCCTGTTGCAGTTCCTGATGCTTTGGGTGAATACTCAGTCCCTCTTGGCTCTGGTCTCCAGGCGCCTGTGGCTATCACTTCCATGAATGCTCCTCCATACCCACCTCAACCTATCCCTTACAATGCCGACCAAGTGCAAGATGCCGAATATCAGCGCCAGTGGGATCAATTTTTGGCCGATGAGCGTCAGTACATGTCGGAGGCCAAGTGGGACCGTTTTCCTGAAGGGTCACGCATCTTTATTGGTACACGATCCGCCTCTGGCGCATCCAAAAACGGCGCTCACATATTCTCTGCAGGCAACCTTTCCAGCGATAAGGTGTCAAAGCGTGATGTTTTTGATCTGTTCCATCGGTTCGGGAGGCTTGCTCAAATTTCGCTGAAATCGGCCTATGGGTTCGTACAGTATCACTCTATAGATGAGGGACAGCGGGCCATGGACAATCTTCAAGGTATTGAGATCAAGGGACGCAGAATTC ATCTTGAAGTCTCGCGCGTTCAGGACAAATCGAAAAAGGAAAGGGCTCGCAGCCCAGACAAAAACAAGAGCCGTGACAATGGGCGCCGAAACGACAGGCATGGTAACCAAACTCGTGATGACTACCGATCTAGTCGTGGCCATTCTCCTCATCGCAATGATCACGGAAGGGATGAGTCGTACAGTCGTGATCGGGGCTACTATGACGGCAGCCGCGGCCGTGGGCGATCGCGTTCCCCCGGGTATGGTCGCAACGACAATGACAACTACCGTCGAAGGAGTCCAAGCCCGTATGGAAGATCTCGACATGGAAGTGAGCCTGAGCTACCAGGAAGGAGATATGGTGCCGATGTCCCTGATGTTCAGATCATCCTCCAGCAAGAAATCAATCGTGAATTTGTCGGCTGGGTGCAACAAATTTTCACTTCCAAGGGCTTGCGGAGCGAGGTTATGTTCCTATCCAGCAAGCTTCCCAAAGATGCGGTTGTTCAGCAGCAGGCAGCGGAAGGTGTTCACGCCGTTGTCGACATCGACCTTCGAGCACAGAGCCTGGCCAAGATTCCTGTCCAGGCTTTTGATCGCTCTGCCGGCTCCAACAATATTCGCTTCAACCAATACGCGGATCTGGATCCTGTCACCGCAGCCGAAGTCATTCTTCGAGCAAAGGCATCAGGAGGTCCCCCCAGCTACGGTCAACAGTATGGTGCCAGTGGTTACGGCGCTGCTCCTTATGGTGGTCAGCCCGCTTATCAACCACCTGTGGCGAGTtttgtcgctcctcctctGTCAGGACAATACGGGCAACCTCCGCCTGCTCCAGTCAACGTCGCTAACATCGCGAATCTGATGGGCCAGCTTGACCCCGCATCGTTGCAACAATTGCTTGCACAGGTTCAAGGCGGTGCTCAAAACCCTCCGCTCCCCCAAACCAACCCGATGGCGCCGGCCGCTGGGGTACCCCATGCTGATATTCAGGCATTGCTTGGAAACCTGGGAGCAAATCCTGCAGGCcaacaacctcaacctcCGCCCCCTCAAGGCGCCTACGGGCCTCCCTATGGGGTGCAGCTTCCGCCCAACGGGGACTCGGCAGTTCAAGTCCAGAACATCATGTCACATTTGGCTAGGTACCGACAGTGA
- a CDS encoding hypothetical protein (BUSCO:28905at5125) encodes MDSAARQQPQVQPCRYKVGKTLGAGSYSVVKECVHIDTGRYYAAKVINKRLMAGREHMVRNEIAVLKKVSMGHQNILTLVDYFETMNNLYLVTDLALGGELFDRICRKGSYFESDAADLVRATLSAVAYLHDHGIVHRDLKPENLLFRTPEDNADLLIADFGLSRIMDEEQFHVLTTTCGTPGYMAPEIFKKTGHGKPVDLWALGVITYFLLCGYTPFDRDSDFEEMQAILNADYSFTPIEYWRGVSSHAKDFIQRCLTIDSTKRITAHEALQHPFVAGFINAEGESQNLLPNIKKNFNARRTLHAAIDTVRAINKLREAQNGLMDGARSKEPSRGAAQQPPTSRKVDSAISIGNNQPKDSGYGTQTENDVTMGNTSASNVPSSLQPGNNGNRVIETSKGLWSGGSAAKR; translated from the exons ATGGATTCCGCAGCTCGTCAACAACCTCAAGTTCAGCCTTGCAGATACAAGGTCGGAAAGACGTTGGGAGCTGGCTCCTATTCCGTCGTCAAAGAATGCGTCCATATCGATACCGGTCGCTACTATGCTGCCAAGGTCATCAATAAGCGGCTTATGGCCGGTCGCGAACACATG GTTCGCAACGAAATCGCTGTCCTGAAAAAGGTCTCCATGGGCCACCAGAACATCCTCACCCTTGTCGATTACTTCGAGACCATGAACAACCTCTATCTCGTTACCGATCTTGCCTTAGGTGGCGAGCTTTTCGATCGAATCTGTCGAAAGGGCTCCTATTTCGAATCAGATGCTGCTGACTTGGTTCGCGCGACCTTATCAGCTGTCGCTTACCTACACGACCATGGTATTGTCCATCGCGACTTGAAGCCAGAGAACCTACTTTTCCGAACACCCGAGGATAACGCAGACTTGCTTATTGCAGACTTTGGACTTTCACGAATTATGGATGAGGAACAGTTCCACGTTCTGACTACAACCTGCGGTACCCCTGGTTATATGGCCCCGGagatcttcaagaagacTGGCCACGGCAAGCCTGTAGATCTCTGGGCTCTCGGTGTCATCACATACTTCTTGCTCTGCGGTTACACCCCTTTCGACCGCGACTCTGACTTTGAAGAGATGCAGGCCATCCTCAACGCAGACTACAGTTTTACTCCTATCGAATACTGGCGTGGCGTTTCCAGCCATGCCAAGGATTTTATTCAACGGTGCTTGACTATCGATTCTACGAAGCGCATTACCGCTCATGAGGCTCTTCAGCATCCATTCGTTGCTGGCTTCATCAATGCTGAGGGAGAGAGCCAGAATCTGCTACCTAACATCAAGAAGAACTTCAATGCTCGTCGAACTCTGCATGCGGCAATCGATACTGTTCGCGCAATCAACAAGTTGCGCGAGGCGCAAAATGGTCTTATGGATGGAGCTCGATCAAAGGAGCCCAGTCGGGGCGCAGCCCAACAGCCCCCTACCAGCCGAAAGGTAGACAGCGCCATCTCCATTGGTAACAACCAACCCAAGGACAGTGGTTATGGAACACAAACTGAAAACGACGTAACAATGGGCAACACTTCAGCATCCAACGTCCCATCCTCGTTGCAACCCGGTAACAACGGAAATCGAGTCATCGAAACTTCTAAAGGACTTTGGAGCGGGGGGTCAGCGGCGAAGAGGTAG
- a CDS encoding hypothetical protein (TransMembrane:8 (i80-113o119-136i148-170o182-204i216-237o278-298i305-321o327-345i)~BUSCO:21744at5125) yields MNDFSATLSGKPKLQLLWPEHVNLPFLNTVPPRYRIGRRRTKSKSRPGNEELTSLKTSFNAWDGVRDLQKHHWRTSDLQYAVVGLLVLFSFWIAPPAPGVKLLAILGSVWVLLMPATRQFFLPSVTIWTWLLYFFCSRFIPNEYRPHIWVRVLPALENVLYGANLSSILSAHQHSVLDILAWIPYGLCHFGAPVVCALLMFVFAPPGTTPVWGRTFGWMSILGVTIQLLFPCAPPWYEMEHGLEPAAYGMPGSPAGLARIDEIFGIDLYTTNFSTAPVPFGAFPSLHAANAVLEALFMSHCFPQFRTYFIMYAGWVCWATMYLSHHYAIDLVVGGLIASCFFYAAKARWLPRRQEGKITRWEYEYVEYGDQTTITDEEYGEYFGMGLLGRPRADSSDGWTVASSSSSCGSSSGTLSPTLSEEPLPGMLDDDQLWNSHAPARDVELSEVVVAAR; encoded by the exons ATGAACGACTTCTCCGCCACCCTTTCGGGGAAGCCTAAGCTCCAGCTTCTTTGGCCCGAGCATGTCAACCTGCCATTTCTCAACACTGTTCCTCCAAGATATCGAATTGGCCGACGACGTACCAAGTCGAAATCCAGACCTGGCAATGAAGAACTCACAAGCCTCAAGACCTCTTTCAATGCCTGGGATGGTGTTCGTGACCTTCAGAAGCATCACTGGAGGACCTCAGATCTTCAGTATGCCGTAGTAGGACTTCTTGTTCTCTTTTCATTCTGGATCGCTCCTCCTGCACCTGGAGTGAAGCTTCTTGCCATTTTGGGTAGTGTCTGGGTTCTTCTCATGCCTGCCACTCGCCaattcttcttgccttcAGTCACAATTTGGACATGGCTTTTGTATTTCTTTTGTAGTCG ATTTATTCCTAATGAGTACCGACCTCACATCTGGGTTCGTGTGCTACCCGCCCTCGAGAACGTCTTGTATGGCGCCAACCTATCGAGCATTCTCTCCGCCCACCAGCATTCAGTTCTCGATATTCTAGCCTGGATTCCCTACGGCCTGTGCCACTTTGGCGCTCCCGTTGTCTGCGCCCTGCTCATGTTCGTCTTTGCTCCCCCTGGTACAACCCCAGTATGGGGACGCACCTTTGGTTGGATGAGCATTCTTGGTGTCACCATCCAGCTTCTCTTCCCCTGCGCGCCCCCTTGGTATGAGATGGAGCACGGCCTCGAACCTGCCGCGTACGGCATGCCTGGATCCCCTGCTGGACTGGCTCGCATTGACGAGATTTTCGGCATCGACCTCTACACAACAAACTTCAGCACAGCGCCTGTTCCCTTTGGCGCTTTCCCCTCGCTCCATGCTGCCAACGCCGTTCTCGAGGCTCTCTTCATGTCTCACTGCTTCCCTCAGTTCCGAACTTACTTCATCATGTACGCTGGTTGGGTTTGCTGGGCCACAATGTACCTCAGCCACCACTATGCAATTGATCTGGTTGTTGGTGGCTTGATTGCCTCTTGCTTCTTTTACGCCGCCAAGGCACGATGGCTACCACGCCGCCAAGAGGGCAAGATTACCCGCTGGGAGTACGAATACGTGGAATACGGTGACCAAACCACCATCACCGACGAGGAGTACGGCGAATACTTTGGCATGGGTCTGTTGGGACGCCCTCGTGCCGATTCTAGCGACGGCTGGACTGTTgccagctccagctctaGCTGCGGTTCAAGTAGCGGAACTCTCAGCCCAACCTTGTCTGAAGAGCCACTCCCCGGCATGCTTGACGATGACCAGCTTTGGAACAGCCATGCTCCTGCTAGAGATGTTGAGTTGAGCGAAGTTGTTGTCGCGGCGAGGTAA